The following are encoded in a window of Pontiella desulfatans genomic DNA:
- a CDS encoding FAD:protein FMN transferase produces MKTQTYSYEHEAMTTAFEVIVAGQEREYARQAAGAAFRELDRLEKVLSKYDEGSDVGQINLLAPGGSVRVGLETLECLEIATWAHHVSGGLFDPTLGTGFQWLEIDRAGFSVGWKKDGKGELDLGGIGKGYAIDKAAEILADWDVEEVIINGGTSTVLALGREWNLGVGGPWGEKAGFSEIKLKDQALSGSGTEIKGSHIINPKTGKPAKRHLAAWAVHPSAAHSDALSTAFMMMEQDLIVQLCRENPGVVAFVVKQDESLIKIGV; encoded by the coding sequence ATGAAGACCCAGACGTACAGCTATGAGCACGAGGCCATGACCACCGCATTCGAGGTGATCGTTGCCGGGCAGGAACGCGAATACGCCCGGCAGGCTGCGGGGGCCGCGTTCCGCGAGCTCGACCGCCTTGAAAAAGTGCTCAGCAAATATGACGAGGGAAGCGACGTCGGCCAGATCAACCTGCTTGCCCCGGGCGGTTCGGTTCGCGTTGGGCTTGAAACCCTGGAGTGCCTTGAGATTGCAACCTGGGCCCATCACGTTTCCGGTGGCCTGTTCGATCCAACCCTGGGCACCGGGTTCCAATGGCTGGAGATTGATCGCGCCGGGTTTTCCGTTGGTTGGAAAAAGGACGGTAAAGGCGAGTTGGATCTCGGCGGCATCGGCAAAGGCTATGCCATCGACAAGGCTGCGGAAATCCTGGCCGACTGGGATGTCGAGGAAGTCATCATTAACGGCGGAACCAGCACCGTGCTCGCTTTGGGCCGCGAATGGAACCTGGGTGTTGGCGGGCCGTGGGGCGAAAAGGCCGGATTTTCCGAGATTAAGCTCAAAGACCAGGCGCTCAGCGGTTCGGGCACGGAGATCAAGGGCTCCCATATCATCAACCCGAAGACCGGCAAACCGGCGAAACGTCATCTGGCGGCGTGGGCGGTTCATCCATCGGCAGCCCATTCCGATGCCCTTTCCACCGCGTTCATGATGATGGAACAGGATTTGATTGTGCAGCTTTGCCGGGAAAATCCGGGCGTTGTTGCATTTGTGGTTAAACAGGACGAATCGTTAATAAAAATCGGTGTCTGA
- a CDS encoding GxxExxY protein, producing the protein MDKLVTGMAFDIHNEFGRFCDENIYQAELMERCISAGIEGHSEVEIRVSYDTFHKSYFIDLLLSNSIVYELKTAKTLNGEHRKQILNYLLLANLAHGALINFRPASVAHEFASTRLTMEQRLDYTLVDDGWKKLDGDSEKLRTIMSNLLQDWGAFLDSNLYTEAITHFLGGEEQVVQAIPVSKGNRVLGKQNVHLLNPATAFIVSATTKNPGYYQNHIQRFLDHTDIKAIQWINLNHAKIEFRTLT; encoded by the coding sequence GTGGATAAGCTGGTCACAGGCATGGCCTTCGACATCCACAATGAGTTTGGCCGGTTTTGCGATGAAAACATCTATCAAGCCGAATTGATGGAGCGCTGCATTTCAGCGGGAATTGAAGGACATTCAGAAGTTGAAATCAGGGTTTCCTACGATACGTTCCACAAAAGCTACTTCATCGACCTTTTATTGAGCAATAGCATCGTATACGAGCTAAAGACCGCAAAAACACTAAACGGGGAACACCGGAAGCAAATACTGAACTATTTACTACTGGCCAATCTTGCCCATGGGGCCTTGATCAATTTCCGCCCAGCTTCGGTTGCTCATGAATTCGCCTCCACCCGACTTACCATGGAACAGCGCTTGGATTATACCCTTGTTGATGATGGGTGGAAGAAACTGGATGGCGATTCGGAAAAGCTCAGAACCATCATGAGCAACCTACTTCAAGACTGGGGAGCCTTTTTGGATAGCAATCTATACACGGAGGCAATCACCCATTTCCTGGGAGGAGAAGAACAAGTTGTTCAGGCCATTCCAGTATCCAAGGGAAACCGAGTCTTGGGTAAGCAGAACGTCCACCTTCTGAATCCAGCAACGGCCTTCATTGTTTCGGCCACAACGAAGAACCCAGGATACTACCAAAACCATATTCAGCGCTTCCTAGACCACACCGACATTAAAGCCATTCAATGGATCAATCTCAACCATGCCAAAATCGAGTTCAGGACGTTGACCTGA
- a CDS encoding cytochrome c3 family protein, which produces MKTKNLILPILGTVVSVFASHFDGSRTTPVHRIPLTAEDGQKIVSSVPHTMPFSARMTCGACHDYEEIHGGTHFKGAGQGRATEPWIAVDETTGTQIPADRMGLSAWEFTKRFGTHLPGGAISDPEDKLADPDARWEISGGLEMNCLACHNQSHRQDMTEWAKQIARENFRWAATAAAGIGEVDGMASRMPEWWDMYMGGSPDDHTYRVPPSVNYDSGMFDSKHRIWFDIGKPMDKNCLQCHSTHPVTAQRMDVPGDVHAAAGLSCVDCHRNGDDHQILRGTTETMSCAACHAEDGMIAGQAGAPVAHHKGLPPVHFEELTCTACHSGSVPGEEPQLVRTSRANKLGIYGRAQWYTESPFIVEPVYVRNDDGKIEPRRMMWPAFWSDAEGHPLPEETVAEAAIGILDVQNQIGAVLSKFAIVETALGEPLFVSNGKAYGLNMDGGLDLIGETDLDVAFVWQTDSNLVSTIPDFDVNAEEIDYDTEGALIGVMDAFKPLEMMVVSKGKQFAVDADGYLVGTNSALATGWYTKDGNGLVSEFAERAVVDTVGSTKSFNEEQVALMLKKLGKGASYISNGRKFDLSGDALVDSDHEAAEPVSWPLGHDVRGTAQSLGAKSCKECHASDSAFLFGNVTATGPLLTDNAKVVPMHAFQDVDSNFNKLFGTTFKVRKYFKCMMGNIALLLTLIALAVGLPVIYKLIAGLEEKEINAKLIKMGLMGAMLVLIITGFLFGWPLSYPLGGFPLLSHVGFGALYAILLLVWAALRAKSGGLWGWVLIVSGIVLILSVLIAMFPILGTHGQHVAIVIHRIAAIVSVVAALLACKVAKKHND; this is translated from the coding sequence GTGAAAACGAAAAACCTGATACTTCCAATCCTAGGAACGGTGGTATCTGTTTTCGCGAGTCACTTCGATGGAAGCAGAACCACGCCCGTTCACCGCATTCCGCTGACGGCTGAAGATGGTCAGAAGATTGTCTCCTCCGTTCCGCACACCATGCCGTTCTCGGCCAGAATGACCTGCGGCGCCTGCCACGACTATGAAGAAATCCATGGCGGCACCCACTTCAAGGGCGCCGGCCAAGGCCGCGCAACCGAACCGTGGATCGCCGTTGACGAAACGACCGGAACGCAGATTCCGGCCGATCGCATGGGGCTTTCCGCTTGGGAGTTCACCAAGCGTTTCGGCACGCACCTGCCCGGCGGGGCGATCAGCGATCCCGAGGACAAGCTGGCCGATCCCGATGCGCGGTGGGAGATTTCCGGTGGACTCGAAATGAACTGCCTGGCCTGCCATAACCAGTCGCACCGCCAAGACATGACGGAGTGGGCGAAGCAGATCGCTCGCGAAAACTTCCGTTGGGCGGCCACTGCGGCGGCCGGCATCGGCGAAGTGGACGGCATGGCCTCGCGCATGCCCGAATGGTGGGACATGTATATGGGCGGCAGCCCGGACGATCACACCTACCGGGTTCCCCCGTCCGTGAACTACGACAGCGGCATGTTCGACTCCAAGCACCGGATCTGGTTCGACATCGGCAAGCCGATGGACAAGAACTGCCTGCAGTGCCACTCCACCCACCCGGTAACGGCGCAGCGCATGGATGTGCCCGGCGACGTGCACGCGGCGGCCGGCCTTTCCTGCGTGGATTGCCACCGCAACGGCGACGACCACCAGATCCTGCGCGGCACCACCGAAACGATGAGCTGCGCGGCGTGCCATGCCGAGGACGGCATGATCGCCGGCCAGGCCGGCGCGCCGGTTGCCCACCACAAGGGACTGCCCCCCGTTCACTTTGAAGAGCTGACCTGCACGGCCTGCCACTCCGGTTCCGTTCCGGGCGAAGAGCCGCAACTGGTCCGGACTTCCCGTGCAAACAAACTCGGCATCTACGGCCGGGCGCAGTGGTACACCGAATCACCCTTCATTGTTGAGCCCGTCTACGTCCGCAACGACGACGGAAAAATTGAGCCGCGCCGCATGATGTGGCCGGCCTTCTGGTCGGATGCCGAAGGCCATCCCCTGCCGGAAGAAACCGTGGCCGAAGCGGCCATCGGAATTCTCGACGTGCAGAACCAGATCGGCGCCGTGCTCTCCAAGTTTGCCATTGTGGAAACCGCGCTGGGCGAACCGCTGTTTGTTTCCAACGGCAAGGCCTACGGACTCAACATGGACGGCGGCCTCGACCTCATCGGCGAAACCGACCTCGACGTGGCTTTTGTCTGGCAGACCGATTCCAACCTGGTTTCCACCATTCCGGACTTCGATGTGAACGCCGAGGAAATCGACTATGACACCGAGGGGGCGCTCATTGGTGTGATGGATGCATTCAAACCGCTCGAAATGATGGTTGTTTCCAAGGGCAAACAGTTTGCAGTCGATGCCGACGGCTACCTGGTTGGAACCAACAGCGCCCTGGCGACCGGTTGGTATACCAAGGATGGCAACGGCCTCGTATCCGAGTTCGCGGAACGTGCCGTGGTCGATACGGTCGGCAGCACCAAGTCGTTCAACGAAGAGCAGGTTGCGCTCATGCTGAAGAAGCTTGGCAAGGGGGCGTCCTATATCTCCAACGGCCGCAAGTTCGATCTTTCCGGCGATGCGTTGGTTGATTCCGACCACGAAGCTGCGGAACCGGTCTCCTGGCCGCTGGGCCACGACGTACGCGGCACCGCCCAATCGCTCGGCGCCAAGAGCTGCAAGGAATGCCACGCGTCCGATTCCGCCTTCCTGTTCGGCAACGTCACCGCCACCGGCCCGCTGCTTACCGACAATGCCAAGGTGGTTCCAATGCACGCGTTCCAGGATGTGGACAGCAACTTCAACAAGCTGTTCGGCACCACCTTCAAGGTCCGCAAATATTTCAAGTGCATGATGGGCAACATTGCCCTGCTGCTGACCCTGATCGCACTGGCGGTCGGACTTCCAGTGATCTATAAGCTCATCGCCGGTCTCGAGGAAAAAGAGATTAATGCCAAGCTCATCAAGATGGGCCTGATGGGTGCGATGCTGGTGCTGATCATTACCGGATTCCTGTTCGGCTGGCCGTTGAGCTATCCGCTAGGCGGCTTCCCCTTGCTGTCGCATGTGGGCTTCGGCGCGCTCTATGCGATTCTCCTGCTGGTCTGGGCCGCACTGCGTGCCAAGTCGGGCGGGTTGTGGGGCTGGGTGCTGATCGTGAGCGGCATCGTGCTGATTCTCAGCGTTCTGATTGCGATGTTCCCGATCCTCGGGACACACGGGCAGCATGTGGCGATCGTCATTCACCGCATTGCCGCCATCGTCAGCGTGGTTGCAGCCCTGCTGGCCTGCAAAGTGGCGAAGAAGCATAACGATTAA
- a CDS encoding Gfo/Idh/MocA family oxidoreductase has product MMNRNEFMQTAAVAGATLATLKARAIENAELSAKKNPDQLNIALIGAGAQGRILTESCLRIPGIRFVALCDIWEYSQTYTGNVIKKYGHDINIYEDYKELIANEKDRLDAVVVASPDWMHAEHANACMEAGLHVYSEKEMSNSLEKAATMVQTAKATGQLLQIGHQRRSNPRYIHAIETLIHQEKLLGTVTTAVAQWNRAKADDIGFPKKFEMSAEQLDKYGYNSMMEFRNWRWYKKYGGGPIVDLGSHQIDLFEWIWETNPKSVIASGGTDFYKHREWYDNVMCIFEYDTPDGTARAFYETQTTTGHRGFSEAFRGTEGTIEIAEVPARGNSALREAHAPEWDALAQKGLIKQMAAPIKKASTKNVAVDVRVTAAAAAWPLPVDLTKPAHQPHLENFFNAIRYGTELNCPGEKGFETAVAVLAVNRAVASGQKINFNKSDFHV; this is encoded by the coding sequence ATGATGAATAGAAACGAGTTCATGCAAACGGCGGCCGTTGCAGGCGCCACGTTGGCGACGCTGAAGGCGCGCGCCATCGAGAATGCCGAATTGTCGGCGAAGAAGAATCCCGACCAACTGAATATTGCGCTGATCGGCGCCGGAGCCCAGGGCCGAATTCTAACCGAATCCTGTCTTCGTATCCCCGGCATCCGTTTCGTGGCATTGTGCGATATCTGGGAATACTCCCAGACCTACACCGGCAACGTGATCAAGAAATATGGCCACGACATCAACATCTACGAGGACTACAAGGAACTGATCGCCAACGAGAAGGATAGGCTCGATGCGGTTGTGGTGGCCTCCCCCGACTGGATGCATGCCGAACATGCCAACGCCTGCATGGAAGCGGGGTTGCATGTCTATTCCGAAAAGGAAATGTCCAACTCGCTTGAAAAAGCCGCCACCATGGTCCAGACGGCCAAGGCCACCGGCCAGCTGCTGCAGATCGGCCATCAGCGCCGCTCGAACCCGCGCTACATTCACGCGATTGAAACCCTGATCCATCAGGAAAAACTGCTGGGAACCGTCACCACAGCCGTCGCACAGTGGAACCGGGCGAAAGCCGACGACATCGGCTTCCCTAAAAAATTCGAAATGTCCGCCGAACAGCTCGACAAGTATGGCTACAACTCCATGATGGAGTTCAGAAACTGGCGCTGGTACAAGAAATATGGCGGCGGCCCGATCGTCGACCTCGGCTCCCACCAGATCGATCTTTTCGAGTGGATCTGGGAAACCAACCCGAAATCCGTTATCGCTTCCGGAGGCACCGACTTCTACAAGCACCGCGAGTGGTACGACAACGTGATGTGCATCTTCGAATACGACACACCGGACGGCACAGCCCGTGCATTCTATGAAACGCAGACCACCACCGGTCATCGCGGTTTCTCCGAAGCCTTCCGCGGCACCGAAGGCACCATCGAAATTGCCGAGGTTCCGGCTCGCGGCAACTCCGCGCTTCGCGAAGCCCACGCCCCGGAATGGGATGCGCTGGCGCAGAAAGGGCTGATTAAGCAGATGGCCGCACCGATCAAGAAAGCCTCAACCAAGAACGTTGCGGTCGACGTCCGCGTTACCGCCGCCGCTGCGGCCTGGCCCCTGCCGGTCGACCTGACCAAGCCGGCCCATCAGCCGCATCTCGAAAACTTCTTCAATGCCATCCGCTACGGCACAGAGCTCAACTGCCCGGGCGAAAAAGGCTTCGAAACCGCTGTGGCCGTATTGGCCGTTAACCGCGCCGTTGCATCCGGCCAGAAAATCAACTTCAACAAATCGGACTTCCACGTGTGA
- a CDS encoding HEAT repeat domain-containing protein yields the protein MKRILTLSLLLAATAAHAQFDALRTLTPEQGQEVRRPIEAKLFGATLNELPALEKELLEIFQADGTTLEGKQYTCRMLRHCASEACVPVLAPELLNPELSEFVRRVFQSLQAPAADAALVAALANASDALKPGIIGTLGQRRSSTSVKPIAPYLKDANAELQRAAIAALGNIGGKDALKALSKAKKVSPELVVELKQAQLQAGQSMDSKLARKIHGELLKDNNETIRCAALVGLARANPEATASTVLASLDSDSARLAKTATGLLATLPTAMLIEGIDGLEPGQQVRVIGILADRQAKESEIKMLQLTASQNATIKHAAFQALAQVGGAGSIETLLAACLTSPAASDALCGLQANGVDAQLCQVLETSTDEKLKIKMIECLSARQANASLPAIANLAKGDWSRITAAAINALPNLVGEKDFSLFADLLLTSGNTKTIQAVEKAIVLAAQRLPDANACAQPLIDAYPNAEGEANYAIIRTLGGIGGEAAKAMLTQALGSPVPEIKDAAIRGLANWPSLDAAGQLLELATTTDSEKHQVIALRGYIRLANTETDPNKNFEMCMKAAAATDRAPELKSIIGCVKKNKTPEVLGFLAAQLDNPEVFTEAAWAICEVSNHWNLKEASIPILRRIAETKDEKLANEANSRIKDYQN from the coding sequence ATGAAACGCATACTCACACTCAGCCTGTTGCTGGCAGCCACCGCCGCCCATGCACAGTTCGATGCCCTGCGCACGCTCACCCCCGAACAGGGCCAGGAGGTGCGCCGCCCCATCGAAGCGAAACTCTTCGGCGCGACCCTAAATGAGCTCCCAGCGCTCGAAAAGGAACTGCTCGAAATCTTCCAGGCGGATGGCACCACGCTCGAAGGGAAGCAATACACCTGCCGGATGCTGCGGCATTGCGCGTCGGAGGCCTGCGTTCCGGTGCTTGCGCCGGAGCTGCTCAACCCCGAACTCTCGGAGTTTGTCCGCCGTGTATTCCAAAGCCTGCAAGCCCCCGCTGCCGATGCGGCACTCGTTGCCGCGCTGGCGAACGCCTCCGATGCCCTGAAGCCGGGAATCATCGGAACGCTCGGCCAGCGCAGGTCGTCAACGTCCGTCAAGCCCATTGCCCCCTACCTGAAGGATGCCAATGCGGAGCTTCAACGCGCCGCCATCGCCGCCTTGGGGAACATCGGCGGCAAGGATGCGCTCAAGGCCCTTTCCAAAGCGAAAAAGGTGTCGCCGGAGCTTGTGGTTGAACTCAAGCAGGCCCAGCTGCAGGCCGGGCAAAGCATGGACTCCAAACTGGCCCGAAAAATCCATGGGGAGTTGTTGAAAGACAACAACGAAACGATCCGCTGCGCCGCACTGGTCGGCCTTGCAAGGGCCAACCCCGAAGCCACGGCATCGACCGTGCTGGCTTCGCTGGATTCGGACAGCGCCCGGCTGGCCAAGACCGCAACCGGTTTGCTGGCAACACTGCCGACCGCCATGTTGATCGAAGGCATCGATGGCCTTGAACCCGGGCAGCAAGTCCGGGTCATCGGCATACTCGCCGACCGCCAGGCGAAGGAGTCCGAGATAAAAATGCTCCAGCTCACCGCCAGCCAAAACGCCACGATCAAGCATGCCGCTTTCCAGGCGCTGGCGCAGGTCGGGGGAGCCGGCTCCATCGAGACCCTGCTGGCGGCCTGCCTCACTTCCCCGGCGGCTTCCGATGCCCTATGCGGCCTGCAAGCCAACGGGGTGGATGCACAACTCTGCCAGGTTCTCGAAACCAGCACCGATGAAAAACTGAAGATCAAAATGATCGAATGCCTTTCGGCGCGCCAGGCCAACGCAAGCCTGCCCGCCATCGCCAACCTGGCCAAAGGCGACTGGAGCCGGATCACGGCCGCCGCCATCAACGCCCTGCCGAACCTTGTCGGGGAAAAAGACTTCAGCCTGTTCGCCGACCTGCTGCTCACCTCCGGCAACACGAAGACCATACAGGCCGTGGAAAAGGCGATTGTGCTGGCGGCCCAACGCTTGCCCGATGCCAACGCCTGCGCCCAGCCCCTGATCGATGCATACCCCAACGCCGAGGGGGAAGCCAACTATGCCATCATCCGCACGCTCGGGGGAATCGGTGGCGAGGCCGCCAAGGCCATGCTGACCCAAGCCCTCGGAAGCCCGGTTCCCGAAATCAAGGATGCCGCCATCCGCGGCCTGGCCAACTGGCCGAGCCTCGACGCGGCAGGCCAGCTGCTTGAATTGGCCACCACCACCGACAGCGAAAAACACCAGGTGATTGCCCTGCGCGGCTATATCCGGCTTGCGAACACGGAGACCGATCCAAACAAAAACTTCGAAATGTGCATGAAGGCCGCCGCCGCGACCGACCGCGCCCCGGAACTGAAAAGCATCATTGGTTGCGTGAAGAAAAACAAAACCCCGGAGGTGCTCGGCTTCCTGGCCGCGCAGCTCGATAACCCGGAGGTCTTCACCGAAGCCGCCTGGGCCATCTGCGAGGTTTCCAACCATTGGAACCTCAAGGAAGCATCCATCCCGATCCTCCGGCGCATCGCCGAAACCAAGGACGAAAAGCTGGCCAACGAAGCTAACAGCAGGATCAAGGACTACCAAAACTAG
- a CDS encoding ThuA domain-containing protein, with product MKKMFTTLSIIAIAAGVTAAPNKNNLGPAKEENIGKVKAALPAKAPAKPKKARKILIVSRCEGFVHKNIPLGVEALKLLGEKTGAYTAVETQELDVFNDKDLAEYDAVLFMSTTRLDPTPEQRAALLKFIRGGKGIIGIHAATDNFYKWEEGAKIMGGLFCGHPWTAGCTVQVKLDEPDHPINECFHGESFKVKDEIYQFKDPYSRENQRIITSLDMDDPDTKAVKGGKADKIERTDGDFGITWVRPEGKGRVFYCSMGHNHHIFWDARILQHYLAGIQYALGDYDVPDEIK from the coding sequence ATGAAAAAAATGTTCACAACCCTATCCATTATCGCCATCGCCGCCGGCGTCACTGCGGCCCCGAACAAAAACAACCTAGGCCCTGCCAAAGAGGAAAACATCGGGAAGGTCAAGGCCGCCCTGCCCGCCAAGGCCCCGGCGAAGCCAAAGAAGGCGCGCAAGATCCTGATCGTCTCGCGCTGCGAAGGCTTTGTGCATAAGAACATTCCGCTGGGAGTCGAAGCCTTGAAGCTGCTGGGCGAAAAGACCGGTGCCTACACCGCCGTCGAAACCCAGGAGCTCGACGTGTTCAACGACAAGGATCTGGCGGAATACGATGCCGTCCTTTTCATGAGCACCACCCGGCTCGACCCGACACCGGAACAGCGCGCCGCGCTGCTGAAGTTCATCCGCGGCGGCAAGGGCATCATCGGCATCCACGCCGCCACCGACAACTTCTACAAGTGGGAAGAGGGCGCCAAGATCATGGGCGGCCTGTTCTGCGGCCACCCCTGGACGGCCGGGTGCACCGTGCAGGTCAAGCTCGACGAACCCGACCACCCCATCAACGAATGCTTCCACGGCGAATCGTTCAAGGTGAAGGACGAGATCTACCAGTTCAAGGATCCCTACTCCCGCGAAAACCAGCGCATCATTACCAGCCTCGACATGGACGACCCGGACACCAAGGCCGTCAAGGGTGGCAAGGCCGATAAGATCGAGCGCACCGATGGCGACTTCGGCATCACGTGGGTTCGCCCGGAAGGCAAGGGCCGGGTCTTCTACTGCTCGATGGGCCACAACCACCACATCTTCTGGGATGCGCGCATTCTGCAGCACTATCTCGCCGGCATCCAGTATGCCCTTGGCGACTACGATGTGCCCGACGAAATCAAATAG
- a CDS encoding Gfo/Idh/MocA family oxidoreductase, producing the protein MKNRLSRRNLLKSSAVLGAAAGFPSIVPSTVLGASAPSNTITIGGIGTGSMGMGNLKGFLNANGTRLLAVCDVDKKHRATAKRVIDGKYGNTDCAEYNDYRALLARDDIDAIFHALPDHWHGIICVAAANAGKDIYGQKPLARTITEGRAIVDAVERNGVIWQTGSQQRSDGRFRLACELVRNGRLGKMKFAEARLPGGYGGSNPKPVPVPEGFDYDMWLGPAPSQPHRDLGRGGSMHWNWRWMRDFSGGQITDWAGHNIDISHWALGLDRTGPVEVSGTGTFADKDLFNVITSYDFDLNYADGSLIKVTSKHSPGVRFVGEEGEILVTRTKIEASDPSILKDPIPSNGIHLYESRDHHHNFLDCIRSRKECICPAEVGHRSISAGLLGEMAIYTGRTLKWDPEKEHVIGDSAANGLLTRAYREPWVL; encoded by the coding sequence ATGAAAAACCGTTTATCCAGACGCAACCTGCTGAAATCCTCGGCCGTGCTCGGTGCGGCGGCGGGCTTTCCGTCGATCGTACCCTCCACGGTGCTGGGCGCATCGGCGCCAAGCAACACGATCACCATCGGCGGCATCGGCACCGGCTCGATGGGCATGGGCAACCTCAAAGGCTTCCTGAACGCCAACGGCACCCGCCTGCTTGCCGTGTGCGATGTCGACAAAAAGCACCGCGCCACCGCCAAACGGGTCATCGATGGCAAATACGGCAACACCGATTGCGCGGAATACAACGACTACCGCGCGTTGCTCGCCCGCGACGACATCGATGCCATCTTCCACGCCCTGCCCGACCATTGGCACGGCATCATCTGCGTGGCCGCCGCCAATGCCGGCAAGGATATCTATGGCCAGAAGCCCCTCGCCCGCACCATCACCGAAGGCCGCGCCATCGTCGATGCCGTCGAACGCAACGGCGTGATCTGGCAGACCGGTAGCCAGCAGCGCTCCGACGGCCGCTTCCGTCTGGCCTGCGAGCTCGTGCGCAACGGCCGCCTTGGAAAAATGAAATTCGCCGAAGCCCGCCTGCCGGGGGGCTATGGGGGCTCCAACCCGAAACCGGTGCCGGTTCCGGAAGGGTTCGACTACGACATGTGGCTCGGCCCGGCGCCCTCCCAGCCGCACCGCGACCTCGGCCGCGGCGGCAGCATGCACTGGAACTGGCGCTGGATGCGCGACTTCTCCGGCGGCCAGATCACCGACTGGGCGGGACACAACATCGACATTTCCCACTGGGCGCTCGGCCTCGACCGCACCGGCCCCGTCGAGGTGTCCGGCACCGGAACCTTTGCCGACAAGGATTTGTTCAACGTGATCACCTCCTACGACTTCGACCTCAACTATGCCGATGGCTCGCTGATCAAGGTGACCAGCAAACATAGCCCCGGCGTCCGCTTTGTTGGCGAAGAGGGCGAAATCCTGGTTACGCGCACCAAGATCGAGGCCAGCGACCCGAGCATCCTCAAGGATCCGATTCCCTCCAACGGAATCCATCTCTACGAGAGCCGCGACCACCACCATAACTTCCTCGACTGCATCCGCAGCCGCAAGGAGTGCATCTGCCCGGCGGAAGTCGGCCACCGCTCGATCAGCGCCGGCCTGCTTGGCGAAATGGCAATTTACACGGGTCGCACCCTAAAGTGGGATCCGGAAAAAGAACACGTGATCGGCGATTCGGCGGCCAACGGCCTGCTGACCCGTGCATATCGCGAACCCTGGGTGCTATAA
- a CDS encoding sugar phosphate isomerase/epimerase family protein, giving the protein MSRPVTLFTGQWADIPLAELAPLAKDMGFDGLELACWGDHMDVDKAAKSKKYCTEKKELLADHGLQCHAISHHLAGQLVCDLNNDGRSDMFAPAELAGDPEGQRKWAVKTMKNTAKAAANMGVKVVNGFTGSSIWHMLYSFPPASDKMLDDGFAFFAKMWNPILDVFDKVGVRFALEVHPTEIAFDIVTARRALAAVNNRKAFGFNFDPSHLEWQGVDPVKFLKAFPDRIYHVHMKDCSVTLDGESGILGSHLNFGTPGRGWDFRSVGRGDVNFEDIIRTLNAQNYDGPLSVEWEDAMMDRVHGATESCAFTKQVDFPKSDRVFDEAFDS; this is encoded by the coding sequence ATGAGCAGACCTGTAACACTCTTTACCGGACAGTGGGCGGACATTCCGCTCGCGGAGCTGGCCCCGCTGGCCAAGGATATGGGCTTCGACGGCCTCGAACTCGCCTGCTGGGGCGACCATATGGATGTCGACAAAGCCGCCAAATCCAAAAAATACTGCACCGAGAAAAAAGAACTGCTGGCCGACCACGGCCTCCAGTGCCATGCCATCAGCCACCATCTGGCCGGCCAGCTGGTGTGCGACCTCAACAACGACGGCCGTTCCGACATGTTCGCCCCGGCGGAACTCGCGGGCGACCCCGAAGGGCAGCGCAAGTGGGCCGTGAAAACCATGAAAAACACCGCGAAGGCGGCGGCCAACATGGGCGTGAAGGTCGTCAACGGCTTCACCGGTTCCTCCATCTGGCACATGCTCTACTCCTTCCCGCCGGCATCCGATAAAATGCTCGACGACGGCTTTGCGTTTTTCGCCAAGATGTGGAACCCGATCCTCGACGTGTTCGACAAGGTGGGTGTCCGGTTCGCCCTCGAAGTCCACCCGACCGAAATCGCGTTCGACATCGTTACCGCGCGCCGCGCGCTGGCCGCCGTCAACAACCGCAAGGCATTCGGCTTCAACTTCGATCCTTCGCACCTGGAATGGCAGGGCGTTGATCCCGTGAAGTTCCTCAAGGCGTTCCCCGACCGCATCTACCACGTCCACATGAAGGATTGCTCCGTTACGCTCGATGGCGAAAGCGGCATTCTGGGTTCGCACCTGAACTTCGGCACCCCGGGCCGCGGATGGGATTTCCGCAGCGTGGGCCGGGGCGATGTCAACTTCGAAGACATCATCCGTACGCTCAATGCACAGAACTACGACGGCCCGCTTTCCGTTGAGTGGGAAGATGCCATGATGGATCGCGTCCACGGCGCAACCGAATCGTGCGCGTTCACCAAGCAGGTCGATTTCCCGAAATCGGACCGCGTCTTCGACGAAGCCTTCGATAGTTAA